From the genome of Bactrocera oleae isolate idBacOlea1 chromosome 2, idBacOlea1, whole genome shotgun sequence, one region includes:
- the LOC106614799 gene encoding uncharacterized protein, protein MEDDERLNLNLNEIWRACRKIQATIFRYGFDICADFVEHDPNCTGLISNSLFTSILGKYKNVVGLSEFELREVTDYFRLRDGRVAYKQFCKVVCQEPASTNKKDLATGLEWNDPMHINVIPRPEDRRRLCLILIKIAQFSNLPLFPYFQDYEIVSQNVGVVTVAHFSRVLHFLKIPISDDDFLLLLKRYIKDSYTVNYVAFIRHIQNIMDYLKQNNLLDNAMQIIKDFPGRLVDLELSELPAINGTKIAFKIFPDLCNHPKEYKDVCDLIFCIQNFVHKRRIRVKEFLECFDHLRTGTLTKNQFERALDNVGVRKYLSQRDMNMLLTRYIDPVDTNRIMWRLFEDEIDKVFTIKHLEKTPLLEVQSPPDYIKHMPREGALDWDHAEEVMRNYCEEALLRIQMRIRNRRLHLHPFFRNYDKLNSGHVGCNQANQVFLTNGILLSNNELNALLARYGNELGFNYTKFLEHADPAEYAVPKLKPHPEALKTECPAVSKSVGNNYSEEYIIKLLSNIKRQAITRSINIIDFLQDYDRHREGDILEIDFKRGLDNALISLSADESNAISNIFRSPKRACCVLYRDFCRALDEIFIEIETSMGDKEITAVPLIHLANLDCFDCFLNFEERTLCSQALMKLARKPDEISNLKQVFQDFDRENCGTITRNQLLRALTVREMHNIVSSRELDAVYKCFGLQRGLRLEFKYREFLNMLDILFQTGQVKRNY, encoded by the exons atggaGGACGATGAGAGG ctaaatttaaatttgaatgaaatatgGCGAGCTTGCCGCAAAATTCAGGCAACGATATTCCGTTATGGCTTTGACATTTGCGCGGACTTCGTGGAGCACGATCCAAACTGTACCGGCTTAATATCAA ACTCACTCTTCACCAGCATTTTGGgcaagtataaaaatgtagtaggtcTTTCCGAATTCGAGCTGCGTGAGGTCACCGACTACTTTCGTCTGCGCGATGGCCGTGTGGCCTATAAACAATTCTGCAAAGTGGTTTGCCAAGAAC CTGCGTCAACTAACAAAAAGGATTTGGCCACCGGGTTGGAATGGAACGATCCTATGCATATTAATGTTATACCAAGACCAGAAGATCGTCGTCGGTTGTGTCTGATTCTTATAAAAATTGCACAGTTTAGCAATTTGCCATTGTTTCCGTATTTCCAAGATTATGAAATA gTCTCACAGAATGTTGGTGTGGTGACCGTCGCACATTTTTCGCGCGTTCTACATTTTCTGAAGATTCCAATCTCAGATGATGATTTTCTGCTTTTGCTCAAACGCTATATCAAAGATTCGTATACTGTAAACTATGTAGCCTTCATTAggcatatacaaaatattatggattatttaaagcaaaataatCTATTAGACAACGCCATG CAAATCATTAAAGATTTCCCTGGTCGTCTGGTTGACCTCGAACTCTCCGAGTTGCCAGCAATTAACGGCACTAAAATAGCATTCAAAATATTTCCCGATCTTTGCAATCACCCGAAGGAGTACAAAGATGTGTGTGAtcttatattttgtatacaaaacTTCGTCCACAAGCGTCGTATACGAGTAAAGGAGTTCTTGGAGTGCTTCGATCACCTGAGGACCGGCACACTAACCAAAAATCAGTTTGAGCGCGCCCTAGACAATGTTGGCGTGCGTAAGTATCTATCGCAGCGTGATATGAATATGTTGTTAACCCGCTATATAGATCCGGTCGATACAAACCGCATTATGTGGCGGTTATTTGAGGACGAAATCGATAAAG ttttcaccATCAAACATCTGGAGAAAACGCCTCTACTGGAAGTGCAATCGCCACCTGACTATATAAAGCATATGCCTAGGGAGGGTGCTTTAGATTGGGACCACGCCGAGGAGGTTATGCGTAATTATTGCGAGGAAGCGTTGTTGCGTATACAAATGCGCATACGGAATCGGCGCTTACATCTGCATCCGTTCTTCCGTAACTACGACAA GCTGAATAGCGGGCATGTCGGCTGTAATCAAGCAAATCAAGTATTTCTCACTAACGGTATTTTGCTCTCTAATAATGAGCTTAATGCATTGCTGGCACGCTACGGGAATGAATTGGGATTTAATTACACGAAATTCCTTGAGCATGCCGATCCGGCTGAGTACGCTGTACCGAAGCTGAAACCCCATCCAGAAGCACTGAAAACAGAATGCCCAGCAGTAAGCAAGAGTGTCGGCAATAACTACAGCGAGGAATACATTATCAAACTGCTGTCAAACATTAAACGACAAGCAATAACGCGTAGCATCAATATTATTGACTTTCTGCAGGATTACGATCGACATCGTGAGGGCGACATTTTGGAAATTGATTTCAAGCGCGGTTTAGACAACGCACTTATATCTCTATCAGCAGATGAATCGAACGCGATTAGCAATAT CTTCCGCTCACCGAAGCGTGCTTGCTGTGTGCTTTATCGCGATTTCTGTCGAGCGCTTGACGAAATCTTTATTGAAATCGAAACCTCAATGGGCGACAAAGAGATTACCGCTGTACCCCTTATACACTTGGCCAATCTAGATTGCTTCGATTGCTTCCTCAATTTCGAAGAGCGCACACTCTGCTCGCAAGCACTCATGAAATTGGCGCGCAAGCCAGACGAAATCTCAAATTTGAAACAAGTCTTCCAGGACTTTGACCGCGAAAATTGCGGCACAATAACACGAAATCAGCTGCTTCGTGCGCTAACTGTGCGCGAAATGCACAACATTGTGAGCAGTCGTGAGCTAGATGCAGTCTACAAATGCTTTGGCCTACAACGCG GTCTACGCTTGGAATTCAAATACCGCGAATTCCTAAATATGCTGGACATTCTATTTCAAACGGGGCAGGTGAAGCGCAACTATTAG